Proteins co-encoded in one Amaranthus tricolor cultivar Red isolate AtriRed21 chromosome 7, ASM2621246v1, whole genome shotgun sequence genomic window:
- the LOC130817659 gene encoding uncharacterized protein LOC130817659: protein MASGSEDEQQRAWFFGSNSYVSESNSESEEESQIMEEMEPQFGKKVQEDNGRLRIQVRIPTQLVREAVAFLIPSRDQQQTQALTENEDSAQTTEIIQEAYDQAIEETQG, encoded by the coding sequence ATGGCTTCAGGAAGTGAAGATGAGCAACAGAGGGCTTGGTTCTTTGGATCGAATTCATACGTTTCAGAGTCTAATTCTGAATCAGAAGAAGAGTCACAGATTATGGAAGAAATGGAACCCCAATTTGGAAAGAAGGTTCAAGAAGACAATGGCAGGTTAAGGATTCAAGTGAGAATCCCAACACAATTGGTTAGAGAAGCTGTAGCTTTTCTTATCCCAAGCAGGGATCAGCAACAAACACAAGCATTAACAGAAAATGAGGATTCTGCACAAACAACAGAGATCATTCAAGAAGCTTATGATCAGGCAATTGAAGAAACTCAAGGATGA